The Nitrospirota bacterium genome has a segment encoding these proteins:
- a CDS encoding PaaI family thioesterase — protein sequence MRISAAEHEALPSEVEAVIKERMGLAPFPAFLGLKTEEVRRDYARMRLPYRPELNQPAGIMHGGAIVSLIDTVVVMAIISGLPEPPERLLTIDLHTHFMDAVIRQDCIAEAEVRRRGRSIIFLYVEVRTPDGKLVADGSLSYKVVMPKKEGEGKRS from the coding sequence ATGCGGATTAGCGCAGCCGAACACGAAGCTCTGCCCTCTGAGGTAGAGGCGGTGATCAAGGAACGAATGGGGTTGGCCCCGTTCCCGGCGTTTCTCGGCCTCAAGACGGAGGAGGTGCGGCGCGACTATGCGCGAATGCGGCTCCCTTATCGTCCGGAACTGAATCAGCCGGCGGGCATCATGCACGGGGGAGCGATCGTCAGCCTGATCGACACGGTGGTCGTCATGGCCATCATCTCGGGACTGCCCGAACCGCCGGAGCGGCTGCTCACCATCGATCTCCATACGCATTTCATGGACGCCGTGATCCGGCAGGACTGCATCGCCGAGGCGGAGGTGCGGCGACGAGGCCGCAGCATCATTTTTCTGTATGTCGAGGTTCGAACGCCGGACGGGAAACTCGTTGCGGACGGATCGCTCTCCTACAAAGTGGTCATGCCGAAGAAGGAAGGTGAGGGGAAAAGGTCGTGA
- a CDS encoding TetR/AcrR family transcriptional regulator, whose protein sequence is MDKRRTQILSAAEKIFAEKGYHAANIATIASKLRMGHGTFYRYFRNKLDIFNHVIEEVIQRIAKVVASEDPSATNTVSEYRAQVERLGGKLFTLFMEDPYLSKLIFYEALGIDESLNRKIQNAMDLFGEFTERYLRNGKEKGFLKSGLDTKTTALALNAIIFEAVRRIAVSADRPRAAQEWMRAVIPLMFEGVAA, encoded by the coding sequence GTGGATAAAAGAAGGACTCAGATCCTCTCGGCGGCGGAAAAGATTTTCGCGGAGAAGGGCTATCACGCGGCGAACATCGCGACCATCGCGTCGAAACTGCGAATGGGGCACGGCACGTTCTACCGTTACTTCCGGAACAAGCTCGATATTTTCAATCACGTCATCGAAGAGGTCATTCAAAGAATTGCGAAAGTGGTGGCGAGCGAAGATCCGTCGGCTACAAACACGGTGTCGGAGTACCGCGCCCAGGTCGAACGCCTTGGGGGCAAGCTGTTTACGCTTTTCATGGAGGATCCTTATCTGTCCAAACTGATCTTCTATGAGGCGCTGGGAATCGATGAGTCGCTGAACCGGAAAATTCAGAACGCGATGGACCTCTTCGGCGAATTCACGGAGCGGTATTTGCGGAACGGGAAGGAGAAGGGGTTCTTGAAGTCCGGCCTTGATACGAAGACGACGGCGCTGGCGCTGAACGCCATCATCTTCGAGGCCGTGAGGCGCATTGCGGTTTCGGCGGACCGACCGCGCGCGGCGCAGGAATGGATGCGGGCCGTCATCCCGCTGATGTTCGAAGGAGTGGCGGCATGA
- a CDS encoding L-seryl-tRNA(Sec) selenium transferase, which yields MTRAEENPLRTLPQVETLANEVLESYPALLKSVAVDVAREVIEDARTQLRKGRNGLTEGVLLRRAGDHVRNLLSGGLRPVINATGIIIHTNLGRAPLSAEAVQEVVQTAGSYSNLEFDLTRGERGERINAVRSLLHAVCGGEDSLVVNNNAAAVLLVLAALAKGKEVVVSRGELVEIGGSFRVPEVMEQSGAILREVGTTNKTRLKDYEQAISPATALMMKAHRSNFQVVGFTEETSLEELVELGRKKNVPVYMDLGSGAVQPFTFPGVSRREPLVREIVSQGTDLVSFSGDKMLGGPQAGIIIGTSKLIQQIAHHPLYRALRPDKMTLAALAGTLRLCLTGGEAASQIPVTAMLNAPLDELRRHAEQVRRTVLKSRKDLDLEIVEDTSYAGGGALPMEALPTLALHLKHPSLSPNSISDALRISDPPVIGRISDNRFLLDLRTVFPREIPDLARAIIALS from the coding sequence ATGACGCGAGCCGAAGAGAATCCTCTCAGGACCCTTCCGCAGGTTGAGACGCTAGCCAATGAAGTGCTGGAGTCCTACCCGGCGCTGCTGAAGAGCGTGGCCGTGGATGTGGCCCGTGAGGTGATCGAAGACGCGCGCACACAACTCCGAAAGGGGCGCAACGGGCTGACGGAAGGCGTATTGCTCCGTCGAGCCGGGGACCACGTTCGCAATCTTCTCTCCGGCGGGCTCCGGCCCGTGATCAACGCCACCGGAATCATCATTCATACGAATTTGGGCCGGGCGCCGCTTTCTGCAGAAGCCGTCCAGGAGGTCGTGCAGACCGCCGGGAGTTACTCGAACCTGGAATTCGATCTCACGCGCGGTGAACGCGGGGAACGCATCAACGCGGTCCGCTCTCTACTGCATGCCGTGTGCGGAGGCGAGGATTCGCTTGTCGTCAACAACAATGCGGCGGCCGTCCTCCTCGTTCTCGCAGCGCTGGCCAAAGGAAAAGAAGTCGTCGTCTCGCGCGGCGAACTCGTCGAGATCGGTGGCTCCTTCAGAGTTCCGGAAGTCATGGAGCAAAGCGGGGCAATCCTTCGTGAGGTCGGCACAACCAACAAGACCCGATTGAAAGACTACGAACAAGCAATCTCCCCGGCTACGGCCCTCATGATGAAAGCCCACCGGAGCAATTTTCAGGTGGTCGGCTTCACGGAGGAGACTTCGCTTGAGGAACTGGTCGAGCTGGGCCGCAAGAAGAATGTTCCGGTCTACATGGACCTCGGGAGTGGTGCAGTCCAGCCCTTCACCTTTCCGGGCGTCTCCCGGCGGGAACCGCTGGTCCGTGAGATCGTTTCACAGGGCACGGATCTCGTGAGCTTCAGCGGCGACAAGATGCTAGGCGGCCCCCAAGCCGGCATCATCATCGGCACGTCCAAGCTGATCCAACAAATCGCTCACCACCCGCTGTACCGAGCGCTCCGACCCGACAAAATGACCCTCGCCGCATTGGCCGGCACCCTCCGGCTCTGCCTCACGGGCGGGGAGGCCGCATCCCAAATTCCTGTCACCGCCATGTTGAACGCTCCTTTGGACGAGCTCCGCCGTCACGCCGAGCAGGTCCGACGAACGGTTCTCAAATCGCGGAAAGACTTGGACTTGGAAATCGTCGAAGACACTTCCTATGCCGGCGGGGGCGCCCTCCCGATGGAGGCTCTCCCGACCCTTGCCTTGCACCTCAAGCACCCCTCGCTCTCGCCCAATTCAATCTCCGATGCACTTCGGATATCCGATCCCCCCGTGATCGGCCGGATCTCGGATAACCGCTTTCTCCTCGACCTCCGGACCGTGTTCCCACGGGAGATTCCCGATCTCGCGCGGGCAATCATCGCGCTTTCGTAG
- a CDS encoding glycine--tRNA ligase gives MAVPPPDKSEISNLKSQSGPAGVTLDTIVSLCKRRGFVFQSSEIYGGIGSTWDWGPLGVEFKRNIKDAWWKAMVHDRDDMEGIDAAIIMNPKVWEASGHIAGFHDPMVECKACHHRFREDHLKEKGKCPDCGGEVTPPRQFSLMFKTNVGPVEDTSAIAYLRPETAQGIFVNFDNVLTTSRRKLPFGIAQIGKAFRNEITPGNFVFRSREFEQMEIEFFVRPGTDEDWHRRWVEDRLRWYTDLGIRPESLRKREHGKDELAHYAKACVDLEFEFPMGWSELEGIANRTDFDLKQHTKFSGKTLSFFDEEKKDHVVPFVIEPSAGVDRSALAFLVHAYTEEKVKDEKRVSLKLHPTLAPIQAAILPLLRNRPDVVETARKLYTDLKRRIRARYDDTGSIGRLYRRQDEIGTPFCITVDVQTLTDQKVTVRDRDTMLQDRIGLDSVGSYLETKLGVPKV, from the coding sequence ATGGCCGTGCCCCCTCCTGACAAATCTGAAATCTCAAATCTCAAATCCCAGTCCGGACCTGCCGGGGTCACCCTCGATACCATCGTGTCCCTCTGCAAACGCCGCGGATTCGTTTTCCAATCCAGTGAAATATACGGCGGGATCGGGAGCACGTGGGATTGGGGACCGCTCGGCGTCGAGTTCAAACGCAACATCAAAGATGCGTGGTGGAAAGCCATGGTGCATGATCGCGACGACATGGAGGGGATCGACGCCGCTATCATCATGAATCCGAAAGTCTGGGAAGCCAGCGGCCACATCGCGGGTTTTCACGATCCCATGGTCGAGTGCAAGGCATGCCATCACCGATTTCGAGAGGATCATCTCAAGGAAAAGGGGAAATGCCCGGATTGTGGCGGCGAAGTCACCCCCCCCCGTCAGTTCAGCCTCATGTTCAAGACCAACGTGGGACCCGTGGAGGACACCTCGGCCATCGCCTACCTCCGCCCTGAAACGGCCCAGGGAATTTTCGTCAATTTTGACAACGTGCTCACCACCTCGCGCCGCAAGCTCCCTTTCGGCATCGCCCAGATCGGCAAGGCCTTCCGCAATGAAATCACCCCCGGCAATTTTGTTTTCCGCTCGCGCGAATTCGAGCAAATGGAGATCGAATTCTTCGTCCGTCCCGGCACGGATGAGGATTGGCACCGAAGATGGGTGGAGGACCGGCTCCGATGGTATACCGACCTCGGCATCCGTCCCGAAAGCCTTCGCAAGCGCGAGCACGGCAAGGACGAGCTGGCCCACTACGCCAAAGCCTGCGTGGACCTTGAATTCGAGTTTCCCATGGGCTGGTCCGAACTCGAGGGCATTGCCAACCGGACGGACTTCGATCTCAAGCAACACACGAAGTTTTCGGGCAAGACCCTCAGCTTCTTCGATGAAGAAAAGAAGGACCACGTGGTCCCCTTCGTGATCGAACCGAGCGCAGGGGTTGACCGGAGCGCCCTCGCCTTCCTCGTCCATGCCTACACGGAAGAAAAAGTGAAGGATGAAAAGCGCGTCTCGCTCAAGCTCCACCCCACCCTCGCACCCATCCAGGCCGCGATCCTTCCTCTCCTCCGGAATCGGCCGGACGTGGTCGAGACGGCCCGGAAACTCTACACCGATCTGAAGCGCCGCATTCGAGCACGGTATGACGACACCGGCTCCATCGGCCGCCTCTATCGGCGGCAGGACGAAATCGGCACACCCTTTTGCATCACCGTGGATGTGCAGACCCTCACCGACCAGAAAGTCACCGTGCGGGACCGCGACACCATGTTACAAGATCGCATCGGATTGGACTCGGTCGGTTCCTACTTGGAAACGAAACTCGGCGTCCCAAAAGTCTGA
- the aroB gene encoding 3-dehydroquinate synthase, translated as MLQTEVRIHSPTIEYPVHVGYNILGQLRSVLDSVRFPKHVVLITTEALHRTIFPAVGRALSEAGRSAAPCFVPEGDAAKSSDTYVRVLEQIAKTGRSGEAGILALGGGALGDLAGFVAGTLRRGVPYGILPTTLLSQVDSSIGGKVAINLREGKNLVGLFYQPAFVLSDVAFLKSLSPRQVSSGLAEVVKYALIADAEFLGFLEGKAESLLALDADTLVETVFRCVKIKAEVVGLDPYDQVAVKGIRARLNFGHTIGHAIEAAAGYDVITHGEAISVGMACAADLSRRMGLVEAMAVERTENALRRFHLPVRLPELKGGDGMLPPALGPILHHMKFDKKFSGAARRFVLLERIGKAAVSEKVPNEWVEEVLRARGAA; from the coding sequence ATGCTGCAGACGGAAGTTCGAATCCATTCGCCGACGATCGAATATCCCGTGCACGTGGGGTACAACATTCTCGGACAGCTCCGGTCTGTACTCGATTCGGTGCGGTTTCCCAAACACGTTGTCCTGATCACGACGGAGGCGCTTCACCGGACGATTTTTCCCGCGGTGGGCCGGGCACTCAGCGAGGCGGGGCGGTCGGCGGCACCCTGCTTTGTGCCCGAAGGAGATGCGGCGAAATCGTCGGACACCTACGTCCGTGTGCTGGAACAGATTGCGAAAACGGGGCGGTCGGGCGAGGCAGGGATCCTTGCGCTGGGCGGCGGGGCGCTGGGGGACTTGGCCGGATTCGTGGCGGGAACCCTGCGGAGGGGTGTTCCCTACGGAATTCTGCCGACGACGCTCCTCAGCCAGGTTGATTCTTCCATTGGCGGGAAGGTGGCGATCAATCTGAGGGAAGGGAAGAATCTTGTGGGGCTTTTCTATCAGCCGGCCTTCGTCCTCAGCGATGTGGCCTTTCTGAAATCCTTGAGCCCGCGGCAGGTTTCATCGGGTCTCGCCGAGGTGGTGAAGTATGCCCTCATTGCCGACGCGGAGTTTCTCGGATTTCTCGAGGGGAAAGCCGAGTCGTTGCTGGCGCTGGACGCGGACACTCTGGTGGAAACGGTATTCCGCTGCGTAAAGATTAAGGCGGAGGTGGTGGGCTTGGACCCGTACGACCAGGTGGCCGTGAAGGGGATCCGCGCAAGACTGAACTTCGGTCACACCATCGGTCACGCCATCGAGGCGGCGGCGGGCTACGATGTCATCACGCACGGCGAGGCCATCAGCGTTGGAATGGCGTGCGCGGCGGATCTTTCCAGGCGGATGGGCTTGGTGGAAGCGATGGCCGTGGAACGCACGGAAAACGCGCTGCGGAGGTTCCATTTGCCGGTACGATTGCCTGAACTCAAGGGTGGCGATGGGATGCTTCCTCCGGCGCTAGGGCCGATTCTGCATCACATGAAGTTCGACAAGAAGTTTTCCGGGGCGGCACGGCGATTCGTGCTCTTGGAGCGAATCGGAAAGGCGGCGGTGTCGGAGAAAGTTCCCAACGAATGGGTGGAGGAGGTCCTTCGCGCGAGGGGAGCGGCGTGA
- a CDS encoding D-glycerate dehydrogenase, with protein MRAKVLVTRRIAAPALDYLANYATITLHRANRNMSRRELEQAIGDKDGIVAMLSDSMDREMIGKAARLKVISLCASGSNNVDLPFARERGIVVTNTPDALKQAVADLTWALILGCARRVPDGDREMRECRFKGWAPLYMLGHDVHGKTLGIMGMGRIGCEVAKRARGFGMRVVYHNRNRLGRGVERETRAMRVSFERLVRESDFLVILAPLTPETRHRFREPEFRAMKPNAYLINVGRGPIVEERALVKALRKEWIAGAGLDVYEFEPAVGRELRRIPNAVLLPHVGSATIETRARMSMEAVQNVVAVLGGRPPISRV; from the coding sequence TTGCACCGTGCCAACCGGAACATGTCGCGCCGGGAACTGGAACAGGCGATTGGGGACAAAGACGGCATCGTGGCGATGCTCAGCGATTCGATGGACAGGGAAATGATCGGGAAGGCAGCCCGTTTGAAAGTGATCTCCCTCTGTGCCAGCGGGTCCAACAATGTTGACCTGCCGTTTGCCCGTGAGCGAGGGATCGTCGTCACGAACACGCCGGATGCACTCAAGCAGGCGGTGGCGGACCTGACGTGGGCGCTCATCCTGGGCTGTGCCCGGCGGGTGCCGGACGGGGACCGGGAGATGCGCGAGTGCCGGTTCAAGGGGTGGGCGCCGCTCTACATGCTCGGACACGACGTGCACGGCAAGACTCTTGGCATCATGGGGATGGGACGGATCGGTTGCGAAGTGGCTAAGCGGGCGCGAGGATTTGGGATGAGAGTCGTCTACCACAATCGGAATCGACTTGGTCGCGGTGTGGAACGGGAGACGCGTGCGATGCGCGTATCGTTCGAGCGATTGGTTCGAGAAAGCGATTTTCTGGTTATTCTCGCACCGCTTACGCCGGAGACGCGCCATCGATTCCGAGAGCCGGAGTTTAGAGCAATGAAGCCGAACGCGTATCTGATCAATGTCGGCCGGGGGCCGATCGTGGAGGAGCGGGCACTCGTGAAGGCGCTGCGGAAGGAGTGGATCGCCGGTGCGGGACTCGACGTGTACGAATTCGAACCGGCGGTCGGACGCGAGCTGCGGCGAATACCCAACGCCGTGCTTCTGCCTCACGTGGGCAGCGCCACGATCGAGACGCGAGCCCGCATGTCCATGGAAGCGGTCCAAAACGTGGTGGCCGTGCTCGGGGGGCGGCCGCCGATATCCCGGGTTTGA